In a single window of the Salmo trutta chromosome 23, fSalTru1.1, whole genome shotgun sequence genome:
- the LOC115159941 gene encoding astacin-like metalloprotease toxin 5, whose amino-acid sequence MVWFLILIWFVQVGSVPITNLTNVTTSNSTFPATVDNSTNPINNSTNVTFTATGSTASMGPRHRQNDWVKMPETREEDLQFDLAIVEGDILVSEDRLAVKSLWPENEGVTSIPYKINDYLVDRKETILAAFKLISDQTCIRFHEYTNEMNYIEFISGTGCASYVGFQGGAQSVYFGRACNVGNLCHELMHALGLHHEHTRPDRDQYVTIQWDNVVPGKENNFKVKKGDTQDLPYDYDSIMHYGTYYFSSNRNPTIHSKKRGVQIGQRNHLSPLDITRLNKLYQCE is encoded by the exons ATGGTTTGGTTTCTGATTCTCATCTGGTTTGTCCAAG TGGGCAGTGTTCCCATCACCAATTTGACAAATGTTACTACTTCAAATTCTACTTTCCCTGCCACAG TGGACAATTCTACAAACCCCATCAACAATTCTACAAATGTGACTTTCACTGCCACAG GTTCTACTGCCTCAATGGGACCACGCCACAGACAAAATGATTGGGTTAAAATGCCTGAAACCAGAGAAG aGGACTTACAGTTCGACCTTGCTATCGTGGAGGGAGACATTCTGGTTTCG GAAGACCGATTAGCTGTGAAGTCACTTTGGCCTGAGAATGAAGGCGTCACTTCTATCCCCTACAAGATCAACGATTATCTGG TGGACAGAAAGGAAACTATACTAGCAGCGTTCAAGCTTATTTCAGACCAGACGTGTATCCGCTTCCACGAATACACCAATGAGATGAACTACATAGAGTTCATCTCTGGGACAGG CTGTGCGTCGTATGTAGGTTTCCAGGGCGGGGCCCAGTCTGTGTACTTCGGTAGAGCCTGTAACGTGGGGAACCTGTGTCATGAGCTGATGCATGCCCTGGGCCTGCACCACGAGCACACACGGCCAGACCGTGACCAATACGTCACCATACAGTGGGACAACGTGGTCCCAG GAAAAGAAAATAATTTTAAGGTGAAGAAAGGAGACACTCAGGACCTGCCCTATGACTACGACTCCATAATGCACTACGGAAC ATACTACTTCTCATCAAACCGTAACCCCACTATTCACTCCAAGAAGAGGGGAGTCCAGATTGGACAGAGAAATCACCTGAGCCCCCTGGACATAACACGCCTTAACAAACTCTATCAATGTG AATAA
- the LOC115159940 gene encoding astacin-like metalloprotease toxin 5, which translates to MVWFLILIWFVQVGSVPITNLTNATTSNSTFPATVDNSTNPINNSTNVTFTATGSTASMGPRHRQNDWVKMPETREEDLQFDLAIVEGDILVSEDRLAVKSLWPENEGVTSIPYKINDYLVDRKETILAAFKLISDQTCIRFHEYTNEMNYIEFISGTGCASYVGFQGGAQSVYFGRACNVGNLCHELMHALGLHHEHTRPDRDQYVTIQWDNVVPGKENNFKVKKGDTQDLPYDYDSIMHYGTYYFSSNRNPTIHSKKRGVQIGQRNHLSPLDITRLNKLYQCE; encoded by the exons ATGGTTTGGTTTCTGATTCTCATCTGGTTTGTCCAAG TGGGCAGTGTTCCCATCACCAATTTGACAAATGCTACTACTTCAAATTCTACTTTCCCTGCCACAG TGGACAATTCTACAAACCCCATCAACAATTCTACAAATGTGACTTTCACTGCCACAG GTTCTACTGCCTCAATGGGACCACGCCACAGACAAAATGATTGGGTTAAAATGCCTGAAACCAGAGAAG aGGACTTACAGTTCGACCTTGCTATCGTGGAGGGAGACATTCTGGTTTCG GAAGACCGATTAGCTGTGAAGTCACTTTGGCCTGAGAATGAAGGCGTCACTTCTATCCCCTACAAGATCAACGATTATCTGG TGGACAGAAAGGAAACTATACTAGCAGCGTTCAAGCTTATTTCAGACCAGACGTGTATCCGCTTCCACGAATACACCAATGAGATGAACTACATAGAGTTCATCTCTGGGACAGG CTGTGCGTCGTATGTAGGTTTCCAGGGCGGGGCCCAGTCTGTGTACTTCGGTAGAGCCTGTAACGTGGGGAACCTGTGTCATGAGCTGATGCATGCCCTGGGCCTGCACCACGAGCACACACGGCCAGACCGTGACCAATACGTCACCATACAGTGGGACAACGTGGTCCCAG GAAAAGAAAATAATTTTAAGGTGAAGAAAGGAGACACTCAGGACCTGCCCTATGACTACGACTCCATAATGCACTACGGAAC ATACTACTTCTCATCAAACCGTAACCCCACTATTCACTCCAAGAAGAGGGGAGTCCAGATTGGACAGAGAAATCACCTGAGCCCCCTGGACATAACACGCCTTAACAAACTCTATCAATGTG AATAA